The proteins below come from a single Sander lucioperca isolate FBNREF2018 chromosome 20, SLUC_FBN_1.2, whole genome shotgun sequence genomic window:
- the LOC116054592 gene encoding kinesin-like protein KIF21A — protein sequence MSGGPDESSVRVALRIRPQLAKEKIEGCHICTYVLPGEPQLVLGKDKAFTYDHVFDMDTQQESIYTHCTESLIEGCFEGYNATIFAYGQTGSGKTYTMGTGFDVNIEEDELGIIPRAINHLFRGVEERRQTASEQGKPVPEFKINAQFLELYNEEVLDLFDSTRDIEARKQRSNIKIHEDANGGIYTVGVTTRTVTSAAEMIQCLKLGALSRTTASTQMNAQSSRSHAIFTIHLCQVRVCSPDNDDNVTDNRLANSSEINEFETLTAKFHFVDLAGSERLKRTGATGDRAKEGISINCGLLALGNVISALGDRSKRSSHVPYRDSKLTRLLQDSLGGNSQTVMIACVSPSDRDFMETLNTLKYANRARNIKNKVMVNQDKASQQISTLRTEIARLQMELMEYKTGKRMVGEDGMEGINDLVHENSMLQTENNNLRVRVKAMQETIDAQRARLTQILSDQANQVLAKAGEGSEEIGNMIQNYIKEIEELRAKLLESEAVNESLRKSLSRASTRPSLYGGPGGSFSPALLAPEKEASDVIEMAKKSLEKLKKKERKKKKRLRRYEESHHHEVEPTSVIKEELPDNDHERGNEEAEEGSDHEEGEDADGEEEDFDMAGDETSDDSDSDELEEKENVQADLANITCEIAIKQKLIDELENSQRRLHTLKQQYEQKLAMLHNKIRDTQLERDKVLHNMGSMETGTEEKAKKIKVEYERKLSSMNKELQKLQSAQKEHARLLKNQSQYEKQLKKLQLDVTEMKKTKVALMRQMKEQQERNRVTECRRNREIASLKKDQRRSEHQLKQMEAQKRQQELILRRKNEEVTALRRQVRPVSGKVSRKISLPEPLQEPSHRATPGRMNTSGTSAVNGARSSPVRMGSTYLSRTARAKWQSLERRVTDIIMQRMTISNMETDMNRLLKQREELTRRRERVSRKREKMAVEGADADRSLASLNEELESLSANIDYINDSIADCQANIMQMEEAKEEGDTVDVTAVISSCNLSEARFLLDHFMTMAISKGLQAAQKDSQLKVMEGRLKQTEINSATQNQLLFHMLKEKAEINPELDALLGSALQELGYLSPENGDDSSSDESTPSPAAEGSTLASDLMKLCGESRPRSKARRRTTTQMELLYAGSGDPSCESPTGDFSVPLLPLSERLEGSADMQGHALGQTPDREQTVSPSALSARPVGISGSRSPTGTERRLLERSPLSRRKVQEKGATATHIPAPTHTHTLPLSTAEAKTKGSDHKSMLEDAPVFEGHRGVINPVTAPKNNRGAKLQCVYVAEGHTKPVLCVDATDDLLFTGSKDRTCKVWNLVTGQEIMSLADHPSSVVSVRYTSSLVFTVSTAYIKVWDIRDSAKCIRTLTSSGQVGSGDICSSVRSLSIPPGESQINQIALNPSGTFLYAAAGNAVRMWDLRKFVSTGKLTGHLGPVMCLTVDKLANGQDVVLTGSKDHHIKMFEVAEGAQGSISSSQTFDPAHQDGVESLTVHGDVFYSGSRDYYIKKWDLGSKQLLQQSVSAQADWVSALGVVPGSPVLLSGCRGGLLRLWHADSLAPLGEVRGHDSPINGLATNSSQLFTASDDRTVKIWEAKGSLEEGVH from the exons GATCCGTCCTCAGCTGGCCAAAGAGAAGATCGAGGGATGCCACATCTGTACATATGTGCTGCCCGGGGAGCCGCAGTTGGTCCTGGGTAAGGACAAGGCCTTCACCTACGACCACGTCTTCGACATGGACACCCAGCAGGAAAGCATCTACACCCACTGCACCGAGAGCCTCATCGAAGGCTGTTTTGAGGGCTACAATGCCACTATCTTTGCATACGGACAG ACGGGTTCGGGGAAGACCTACACCATGGGAACCGGCTTCGACGTCAACATCGAAGAAGACGAGCTGGGTATCATTCCCCGGGCCATCAACCACCTGTTCAGAGGGGTCGAGGAGCGCAGACAGACTGCCTCCGAGCAGGGCAAGCCTGTTCCTGAGTTCAAGATCAACGCACAGTTCCTGGAG TTATACAACGAGGAGGTGCTGGACTTGTTTGACTCGACGCGAGACATTGAGGCCAGGAAGCAACGATCCAACATCAAGATCCACGAGGACGCCAACGGAGGCATCTACACCGTGGGGGTCACCACCCGCACCGTCACCTCTGCGGCTGAG ATGATTCAGTGTCTGAAGCTGGGCGCTCTGTCTCGTACCACCGCCAGCACTCAGATGAACGCCCAGAGTTCGCGCTCCCACGCCATCTTCACCATCCACCTGTGCCAAGTTCGAGTCTGCTCTCCCGATAACGAC GATAATGTAACAGACAACCGCCTAGCTAACAGCTCAGAGATTAACGAGTTtgagacactgacagccaagTTCCACTTTGTGGACCTGGCTGGTTCTGAGAGACTGAAGAGAACTGGAGCTACAGGAGACAGGGCTAAAGAGGGCATCTCCATCAACTGTGGGCTG CTTGCTTTGGGAAATGTCATCAGCGCTCTGGGAGACAGGAGTAAGCGCTCCTCTCACGTGCCTTACAGAGATTCCAAACTGACCCGGCTGTTACAGGACTCGCTAGGCGGCAACAG TCAAACAGTGATGATCGCCTGTGTCAGCCCCTCGGACCGGGACTTCATGGAGACCTTGAATACTCTGAAGTACGCCAACAGAGCCCGAAACATTAAGAACAAGGTGATGGTGAACCAGGACAAAGCCAGCCAGCAGATCAGCACCCTGAGGACGGAGATAGCACGACTGCAGATGGAGCTGATGGAGTACAAGACA GGGAAGCGTATGGTGGGTGAAGATGGCATGGAGGGCATCAACGACTTGGTCCATGAGAACTCCATGCTGCAAACAGAGAACAACAACCTGAGGGTGCGAGTGAAGGCCATGCAGGAGACCATCGATGCCCAGAGAGCCAGACTCACACAGATCCTCAGTGACCAGGCCAACCAGGTCCTGGCTAAAGCAG GTGAAGGCAGCGAAGAGATCGGGAACATGATTCAGAACTACATCAAAGAAATCGAGGAGCTCAG AGCTAAACTTCTTGAAAGCGAGGCTGTGAACGAGAGCCTCAGGAAGAGTTTGTCTCGGGCCTCCACACGCCCCTCGCTTTACGGCGGCCCCGGCGGCTCCTTCTCCCCTGCCCTCCTCGCCCCTGAGAAGGAGGCCAGCGACGTCATCGAGATGGCCAAGAAAAGCCTGGAGAAACTAaagaagaaggagaggaagaagaagaagag ACTGAGGCGATATGAGGAGAGTCACCACCACGAGGTTGAACCCACCAG TGTTATCAAAGAGGAATTGCCAGACAACGACCACGAGCGAGGCAACGAGGAGGCAGAG GAGGGCAGCGACCACGAAGAGGGCGAGGACGcagatggagaggaggaggactttGACATGGCAGGAGACGAGACGTCCGACGATTCTGACTCTGACGAACTGGAGGAGAAAG AAAACGTCCAGGCCGACCTGGCCAACATCACCTGCGAGATCGCCATCAAGCAGAAGCTGATTGACGAGCTGGAAAACAGCCAGCGGCGTCTGCACACTCTAAAACAGCAGTACGAGCAGAAGCTGGCCATGCTGCACAACAAGATCAGAGACACCCAGCTGGAGAGGGACAAGGTGCTGCATAATATGG GTTCAATGGAGACGGGCACGGAGGAGAAGGCCAAGAAGATCAAAGTTGAGTATGAGAGGAAGCTGAGCTCCATGAACAAAGAGCTGCAGAAGCTCCAGTCGGCTCAGAAGGAGCACGCCCGCCTGCTGAAGAACCAGTCGCAGTACGAGAAGCAGCTCAAGAAACTCCAGCTGGATGTGACCGAGATGAAGAAGACTAAG GTGGCGCTGATGCGTCAGATGAaggagcagcaggagaggaATCGAGTCACAGAGTGCAGGAGGAACAGGGAGATCGCCTCTCTGAAGAAAGACCAGCGCAGATCTGAG CACCAACTGAAGCAGATGGAAGCCCAGAAAAGACAGCAGGAGTTGATTCTTCGCAGGAAGAATGAagag GTGACAGCTCTTAGGCGGCAGGTGAGGCCCGTGTCTGGGAAGGTGAGCAGGAAAATCAGCTTACCTGAACCCCTCCAGGAGCCGTCGCACAGAGCCACCCCAGGAAGGATGAATACATCCGGAACATCTGCGGTCAATGGAGCCAG GAGTTCCCCGGTACGGATGGGAAGTACCTACCTCAGCAGGACGGCCAGGGCCAAATGGCAGTCACTGGAGAGACGTGTCACTGACATCATCATGCAGAGGATGACCATCTCTAACATGGAGACAGATATGAACAGACTGCTGAAG CAACGGGAGGAGCTGACCAGGCGGAGGGAGCGTGTGtccagaaaaagagaaaagatggCGGTGGAGGGTGCAGACGCCGACCGCTCCCTGGCCTCCCTGAACGAAGAGCTTGAGTCTCTGAGCGCCAACATTGACTATATCAACGACAGCATCGCCGACTGCCAGGCCAACATCATGCAGATGGAGGAAGCCAAG GAGGAAGGAGACACAGTGGATGTTACTGCGGTGATCAGCTCCTGTAATTTATCAGAAGCCCGCTTCCTTCTGGATCATTTCATGACTATGGCCATCAGTAAG GGTCTGCAGGCGGCTCAGAAGGATTCCCAGCTGAAGGTGATGGAGGGTCGGTTGAAGCAGACGGAGATAAACAGCGCCACCCAGAACCAGCTGCTGTTCCACATGCTGAAGGAGAAAGCAGAAATCAACCCGGAGCTGGACGCTCTGCTGGGCAGCGCTCTGCAAG AGTTAGGTTACCTGTCACCAG AGAATGGAGATGACAGCAGTAGTGACGAGTCCACCCCCAGTCCAGCCGCAGAGGGCAg CACACTGGCATCGGATCTAATGAAGTTATGTGGGGAATCCAGACCGAGAAGCaag GCTCGCAGACGAACCACCACCCAGATGGAGCTGCTGTATGCTGGCAGTGGGGATCCGTCTTGTGAATCTCCCACCGGAGActtctctgtccctctgctgCCCCTCTCAGAGCGCCTCGAAGGGTCGGCAGACATGCAGGGCCACGCGCTTGGTCAAACCCCTGACCGCGAGCAAACTGTTTCCCCATCTGCTCTGTCTGCCAGGCCAGTTGGCAT TTCTGGATCAAGGTCACCTACAGGGACTGAGAGAAGGCTGCTGGAGCGTTCGCCGCTCAGCCGAAGGAAGGTGCAAGAGAAAGGAGCCACGGCGACACACATCccagcacccacacacacacacacacttccgcTTAGCACAGCAGAGGCTAAAACTAAAGGCAGTGACCACAAATCAAT GTTGGAGGACGCACCTGTATTTGAAGGCCATAG AGGTGTGATCAACCCTGTAACGGCCCCGAAGAACAACCGTGGGGCCAAACTTCAGTGTGTCTACGTAGCAGAGGGGCACACCAAACCTGTTCTCTGCGTAGATGCCACAGATGATCTGCTCTTCACAGGATCCAAAG ACCGTACATGTAAAGTCTGGAACTTGGTGACCGGTCAGGAGATCATGTCTCTTGCAGATCATCCCAGCAGTGTCGTCTCAGTCAG GTATACTTCTAGTCTCGTCTTTACTGTTTCCACCGCTTACATCAAAGTGTGGGACATACGAGACTCTGCCAAGTGTATCCGCACGCTCAC GTCATCAGGCCAGGTGGGTTCAGGGGACATCTGTTCGTCTGTCAGGAGTTTATCCATCCCGCCGGGAGAGAGTCAGATCAACCAGATCGCTCTCAACCCTTCCGGCACCTTCCTTTATGCTGCCGCTGGCAATGCTGTGCGCATGTGGGACCTCCGCAA gTTTGTGTCCACTGGGAAGCTGACTGGCCATTTGGGACCTGTCATGTGTCTGACTGTTGACAAATTAGCTAATGGACAAGATGTTGTCCTCACTGGCTCCAAAGACCATCATATTAAA ATGTTTGAGGTGGCAGAAGGTGCTCAGGGTAGCATCAGCTCCAGCCAAACGTTTGATCCTGCTCATCAGGACGGCGTGGAGTCTCTGACCGTGCACGGAGACGTTTTCTACAGCGGCTCCAGAGACTACTACATCAAGAAGTGGGACTTAGGCAGTAAACAGCTTCTACAG cagtctgtcagtgcCCAGGCAGACTGGGTTAGCGCTCTGGGCGTTGTGCCAGGCTCCCCGGTGCTCCTCAGCGGATGCAGAGGAGGGTTGCTTCGCCTTTGGCATGCCGACTCGCTAGCGCCCCTCGGCGAGGTCCGGGGACACGACAGTCCCATTAACGGCCTTGCCACCAACAGCAGCCAACTGTTCACTGCCTCAGA TGACCGCACAGTGAAGATTTGGGAAGCCAAAGGATCTCTGGAGGAAGGAGTCCACTGA